A single region of the Streptococcus macedonicus ACA-DC 198 genome encodes:
- a CDS encoding Zn-dependent hydrolase, RNA-metabolising, CPSF 100 kDa analog: MSDIKIIALGGVRENAKNLYVVEVNDSIFILDAGLKYPEIEQLGVDEVIPNIDYLVENKKRVQGIFLTHGHADAIGALPYILSEFKVPVFGSPLTIELAKLFVKKNNNVKKFNNFHVIDAETEIEFVDATISFFKTTHSIPESLGIVVGTDEGNIVYTGDFKFDQAARKYYRTDLSRLTEIGREGVLALLSDSANATSNVLTASESEVAAEMDSIIADAEGRVIIAAVASNLVRIQQVFDSAADYGRRVVLTGFDAENIVRTAIRMKRLRLVDEKLIVKPKDMHKFEDHELIILEAGRMGEPINGLQKMALGRHRYVQIKEGDLVYIVTTPSLSKEAAVARVENLIYKAGGVVKLITQTTNVSGHANARDLQLMINLLQPKYLFPVQGEYRNLATHAELAQEVGMYPENIYIVKRGDVMVLGKDGFNHEGSVPAGDVMIDGNAIGDVGNIVLRDRKVLSEDGILIVALTVNKREKKIVSKAKIHTRGFVYVKKSRDILRESAELVNQTVENYLAQESFDWGELKGAVRDDVAKFLFDQTKRRPAILPVVMEVR; encoded by the coding sequence ATGAGCGATATTAAAATTATTGCCCTTGGAGGTGTGCGCGAAAATGCGAAAAACCTCTATGTGGTAGAAGTTAATGACTCTATTTTCATTTTGGATGCTGGACTTAAATATCCTGAAATTGAACAATTGGGTGTAGATGAAGTCATTCCAAATATTGACTACCTAGTTGAAAATAAAAAACGTGTGCAAGGAATTTTCTTGACGCATGGGCACGCAGACGCTATCGGAGCTTTGCCTTATATTCTATCGGAATTTAAAGTGCCAGTGTTTGGCTCACCGTTGACAATTGAGTTAGCGAAGCTTTTTGTTAAGAAAAATAACAATGTTAAAAAATTTAATAATTTCCATGTTATTGACGCAGAAACTGAAATTGAATTTGTAGATGCGACAATTTCATTCTTTAAAACAACTCACTCAATTCCTGAAAGTTTGGGGATTGTTGTTGGTACAGATGAGGGAAATATTGTTTATACAGGCGACTTCAAATTTGACCAAGCTGCCCGTAAATATTACCGTACAGACTTGTCTCGTTTGACTGAAATTGGGCGTGAAGGCGTTTTAGCTCTTCTTTCTGATTCTGCTAATGCGACAAGTAATGTTCTGACAGCTAGCGAATCAGAAGTTGCTGCTGAGATGGATAGCATTATCGCAGATGCTGAAGGTCGTGTGATTATTGCAGCCGTAGCTTCTAACTTGGTTCGTATTCAGCAGGTATTTGATTCAGCCGCAGACTATGGTCGTCGTGTTGTTTTAACTGGTTTTGACGCTGAAAATATTGTCCGCACAGCCATTCGTATGAAACGCTTGCGTTTGGTTGATGAAAAATTGATTGTCAAACCAAAAGACATGCACAAGTTTGAAGACCATGAATTGATTATTCTTGAAGCTGGTCGTATGGGTGAACCGATTAATGGTTTGCAAAAAATGGCGCTTGGACGTCACCGTTATGTGCAAATTAAGGAAGGCGACCTTGTTTACATCGTTACAACGCCAAGTCTTTCAAAAGAAGCAGCTGTTGCGCGTGTCGAAAACTTGATTTACAAAGCTGGTGGTGTGGTTAAACTTATCACACAAACAACGAATGTTTCAGGTCATGCCAATGCGCGTGATTTGCAGTTGATGATTAACCTTCTTCAACCAAAATATTTGTTCCCAGTTCAAGGAGAATACCGTAACTTGGCAACGCATGCTGAGTTAGCGCAAGAAGTTGGTATGTATCCAGAAAATATCTACATCGTCAAACGTGGTGATGTCATGGTTCTTGGTAAAGATGGCTTTAATCACGAGGGAAGTGTCCCAGCTGGTGATGTGATGATTGATGGAAATGCGATTGGTGACGTTGGTAACATTGTTCTTCGTGACCGCAAAGTCTTGTCAGAAGATGGTATTCTCATTGTTGCCTTGACTGTTAATAAACGCGAAAAGAAAATTGTTTCAAAAGCTAAAATTCACACACGTGGTTTTGTCTATGTCAAGAAAAGCCGTGATATTTTGCGTGAATCAGCTGAATTGGTTAATCAAACTGTTGAAAATTACTTGGCACAAGAAAGCTTTGACTGGGGTGAATTGAAAGGAGCTGTCCGCGATGATGTGGCAAAATTCCTTTTCGACCAAACCAAACGTCGCCCTGCTATTTTACCAGTAGTTATGGAAGTGAGATAA
- a CDS encoding putative Zn-dependent protease — protein MKNLFRIIFFIPRLIISIIWNFFWAIFRTIVIIGIVCFGLLYYANNSSSQLANTISTIANNVTSYFSANSDDIANSLKDLSTDDFTYYSGARWSSNSANVYIETTNETLIEAYEEAINAWNATGVFTFNLVSDESSADIIATDYSDASSKAAGFAETETNALTNRITHVDVKLNTYYLTENDYGYTHDRIVYTAEHELGHAIGLDHDDDEQSVMQSSGSYYGIQDVDIQKVQELYAS, from the coding sequence ATGAAAAATTTATTTAGGATAATCTTTTTTATTCCCAGGCTCATTATCAGTATTATCTGGAATTTTTTCTGGGCTATTTTTAGAACGATTGTAATTATTGGAATTGTTTGTTTTGGTTTACTATATTATGCCAATAACAGCAGTTCTCAGTTAGCCAATACGATTTCAACCATTGCCAATAATGTCACAAGTTATTTTTCGGCAAATAGTGATGATATTGCAAATAGCCTAAAAGACTTGTCAACGGATGATTTTACTTATTATTCGGGGGCACGTTGGTCAAGTAATTCTGCCAATGTCTATATTGAGACGACTAATGAAACGTTGATTGAAGCTTATGAGGAAGCTATCAATGCTTGGAATGCCACAGGAGTTTTTACTTTTAATTTGGTTTCTGATGAATCATCGGCGGACATTATTGCGACTGATTATTCTGATGCTAGCTCGAAAGCAGCAGGCTTTGCAGAGACAGAGACAAATGCTTTGACGAATCGAATTACTCATGTTGATGTGAAATTGAACACTTATTATTTAACGGAAAATGACTATGGTTACACGCATGATCGTATCGTTTACACCGCAGAGCACGAATTGGGGCACGCTATCGGACTTGACCATGATGACGATGAACAGTCTGTTATGCAATCTTCAGGGTCTTACTACGGTATTCAAGATGTCGATATCCAAAAAGTTCAAGAGCTATATGCTTCTTAA
- the ydiF gene encoding ABC transporter ATP-binding protein YdiF, with amino-acid sequence MIILQGNKIERSFSGDVLFDNINIQVAEKDRIALVGRNGAGKSTLLKILVGEETPTSGEINTKRDLTLSYLAQDSRFESENTIFDEMLHVFDDVRSMESRLRKMEMQMAELTGDAFDKLMSDYDRMSEEFRVKGGFTYEAEIKAILNAFKFDESMWQMKISELSGGQNTRLALAKMLLEKPELLVLDEPTNHLDIETIAWLENYLVNYQGALIIVSHDRYFLDKVATVTLDLTAHSLDRYVGNYSKFIDLKAEKLALEAKNYEKQAKEIAKLEDFVQRNIVRASTTKRAQARRKQLEKMERLDKPTAGQKSANMTFHADKVSGNVVLTVTDAAIGYDDQILSEPINIDVKKFDAIAIVGPNGIGKSTLIKSIVGQIPFIKGTSTYGANVEVGYYDQTQSNLTRTNTVLDELWNDFSTTPEVEIRNRLGAFLFSGDDVKKSVSMLSGGERARLLLAKLSMQNDNFLILDEPTNHLDIDSKEVLEDALIDFDGTLLFVSHDRYFINRVATKVLEISEKGSTLYLGDYDYYLEKKAELEEMERLKAEEAQEKTVAIVEKAPANDYQAQKANQKELRKLTRRIAEIENQLEDIEAREEAINQAMLATNDAVELVDLQKELDDLTEQQEKLMLEWEELSEQVEG; translated from the coding sequence ATGATTATTTTACAAGGGAATAAAATTGAACGCTCGTTTTCGGGTGATGTACTTTTTGATAATATTAATATTCAAGTTGCTGAGAAAGACCGTATTGCGCTGGTTGGGCGAAATGGTGCTGGAAAATCAACTTTGCTTAAAATTTTAGTCGGCGAAGAAACACCAACATCTGGTGAAATTAACACAAAACGTGATTTGACTTTATCTTACTTGGCACAAGATAGTCGTTTCGAGTCAGAGAATACGATTTTTGATGAAATGTTGCACGTTTTTGATGATGTACGTAGCATGGAATCACGTTTGCGTAAAATGGAAATGCAAATGGCAGAGCTGACAGGTGATGCTTTTGATAAATTGATGTCAGATTATGACCGTATGTCAGAGGAATTTCGTGTCAAGGGTGGATTTACCTATGAGGCGGAAATCAAGGCGATTTTAAATGCTTTTAAATTTGATGAATCCATGTGGCAAATGAAGATTTCGGAATTGTCAGGCGGGCAAAATACACGCTTGGCGCTTGCCAAAATGTTGCTTGAAAAGCCTGAATTACTAGTGCTAGACGAACCAACCAACCATTTGGATATCGAAACTATTGCTTGGCTTGAAAATTACTTGGTCAACTATCAAGGCGCTTTGATTATTGTCAGTCACGACCGTTATTTCTTGGATAAGGTGGCAACGGTGACGCTTGATTTGACAGCACATTCGCTTGACAGATATGTTGGTAATTATTCTAAATTTATAGATTTGAAAGCTGAAAAGTTAGCACTCGAAGCCAAAAATTATGAAAAACAAGCCAAAGAAATTGCCAAGTTAGAGGACTTTGTTCAACGTAATATTGTGCGTGCTTCAACGACAAAACGTGCCCAAGCTCGCCGTAAACAGTTGGAAAAAATGGAACGTTTGGACAAACCAACGGCAGGGCAAAAATCAGCTAACATGACTTTTCATGCGGATAAAGTGTCAGGAAATGTAGTCTTGACGGTGACAGATGCGGCAATTGGCTATGATGACCAAATCTTGTCAGAACCAATTAATATTGATGTCAAGAAATTCGATGCCATTGCCATTGTTGGACCAAATGGTATTGGAAAATCAACCTTGATTAAATCAATTGTGGGTCAAATTCCATTTATCAAGGGAACGTCAACTTACGGTGCCAATGTTGAAGTGGGTTACTATGATCAAACGCAATCAAATTTGACGCGTACAAACACGGTTCTTGATGAACTTTGGAATGATTTTTCAACGACACCAGAAGTGGAAATTCGTAATCGTCTAGGAGCTTTTCTCTTCTCTGGCGATGATGTCAAGAAATCAGTCAGCATGCTTTCTGGTGGTGAACGCGCCCGCTTACTTCTTGCAAAATTGTCCATGCAAAATGATAATTTCCTTATTCTAGACGAACCAACCAACCACTTGGATATCGATAGCAAGGAAGTTTTAGAAGATGCTTTGATTGATTTTGACGGAACGCTTTTATTTGTCAGTCACGACCGTTATTTCATTAATCGTGTGGCAACAAAAGTGCTTGAAATCTCTGAAAAAGGCTCAACCCTTTATCTTGGTGATTATGATTATTACCTTGAGAAAAAAGCGGAGCTGGAAGAAATGGAACGTTTGAAAGCCGAAGAAGCACAGGAAAAAACAGTTGCCATTGTTGAAAAAGCGCCAGCTAATGATTATCAAGCGCAAAAAGCTAACCAAAAGGAACTTCGCAAACTCACACGCCGAATCGCTGAAATTGAAAATCAATTAGAAGACATTGAAGCGCGTGAAGAAGCAATCAACCAAGCGATGTTAGCCACAAATGATGCCGTAGAACTCGTTGATTTGCAAAAAGAACTCGATGACTTGACTGAACAACAAGAAAAACTCATGCTAGAATGGGAAGAACTCAGCGAACAGGTTGAAGGGTAA
- the marR gene encoding Transcriptional regulator MarR family, which translates to MNPTNAPYGWLVKRIAHRLEQNMNNFLKPYNITIMQSWVLMFLKRTENCYTFKELEKQFEVSQPTMAGILARLDQKNMIITSQDEKDKRIKKVEISDEGRALINRLGEHLDDSERAIVGDFTKDEQEMFHLLLERAYYNVVERGDEND; encoded by the coding sequence ATGAACCCGACAAATGCTCCTTATGGCTGGTTAGTCAAACGGATAGCACATCGTTTGGAACAAAATATGAACAATTTCCTAAAACCGTATAATATCACGATTATGCAGTCATGGGTTTTGATGTTTTTGAAGCGAACAGAGAACTGCTATACTTTTAAAGAATTGGAGAAACAATTTGAAGTGTCTCAGCCGACAATGGCTGGTATTTTGGCGCGTTTAGATCAAAAAAATATGATTATAACAAGCCAAGATGAGAAAGACAAGCGTATCAAAAAAGTTGAAATTTCTGATGAAGGTAGAGCTTTGATTAATCGTTTGGGCGAACACTTAGATGATTCAGAGCGTGCAATTGTTGGGGATTTTACCAAAGATGAGCAAGAGATGTTTCATTTATTGCTTGAAAGAGCTTATTATAATGTTGTAGAAAGAGGTGACGAGAATGATTAA
- a CDS encoding ABC transporter, ATP-binding/permease protein: protein MIKTLLAQVKEYKTPSLLAPLCAALEVFFDMSIPFVISKLIDQGIQAGNLAVAMKYGLFMLFLAICGLTTGFLAGKFAAQASAGFAANLREGMYDNIQTFAFSNIDKYSTDGLVTRMTTDVTNVQNAYQMIIRVVVRAPLTIIFSMFMCFVVDRQLSLIFLLAVIILAASLLFIMRKAMPAFNYVFRKYDDLNAGVQENISGIRVVKAFVREEHENTKFTKAAENIYRLFVKAEKIVIFNNPIMMFIIFACMICLSWFGARFIVAGSLTTGELTSLLSYIFAMMMSLMMLSMIMVMISMSMASAERISEVLNEKADIVNPENPLMEVSDGSITFDHVHFSYKHGGGEEVLSDINLSVKSGEIIGIIGGTGSGKTSFVNLIPRLYDVDSGSIKVGGRDVREYDLKVLRDQVAVVLQKNVLLSGTILDNLRWGNENVTDEECMEACRQACADEFIERFPDKYNTWIEQGGSNVSGGQKQRLCIARALLKKPKVLILDDSTSAVDTATDANIRQSFAETIPGTTKIIIAQRISSVQHADKILVLDDGKISGFASHDELLKTNAIYRGINDVQQQGGGDFDAEGGSN, encoded by the coding sequence ATGATTAAAACTTTATTAGCGCAGGTGAAGGAGTACAAAACGCCATCTTTACTAGCTCCTTTGTGTGCCGCTTTGGAAGTTTTCTTCGACATGTCAATTCCTTTTGTGATTTCGAAATTGATTGACCAAGGGATTCAGGCAGGAAATCTTGCGGTAGCCATGAAATATGGTTTGTTTATGTTATTTTTGGCTATTTGTGGTTTGACGACAGGTTTCCTAGCAGGGAAATTTGCGGCGCAGGCTTCAGCTGGTTTTGCTGCTAATTTGCGTGAAGGAATGTATGACAATATTCAAACATTTGCTTTCTCAAATATTGATAAATACAGCACAGATGGTCTTGTAACACGTATGACGACTGACGTGACAAACGTTCAAAATGCTTACCAAATGATTATTCGTGTGGTTGTCAGAGCACCATTAACAATCATTTTCAGTATGTTTATGTGTTTTGTGGTTGACCGTCAATTGAGTTTGATTTTCCTTCTTGCTGTTATCATTTTGGCGGCTTCATTACTGTTCATCATGCGTAAAGCAATGCCTGCATTTAACTATGTTTTTCCGTAAATACGATGATTTGAATGCCGGTGTTCAAGAAAATATTTCTGGTATTCGTGTGGTAAAAGCCTTTGTCCGTGAAGAACATGAAAATACAAAATTCACTAAGGCTGCTGAAAATATTTACCGCCTCTTTGTCAAAGCGGAAAAAATTGTTATTTTCAATAACCCAATCATGATGTTTATCATCTTTGCTTGTATGATTTGTTTGTCTTGGTTTGGGGCTCGCTTTATCGTAGCTGGTAGTTTAACAACAGGTGAGTTAACATCACTTCTTTCTTACATCTTTGCCATGATGATGTCACTCATGATGTTATCAATGATTATGGTTATGATTTCAATGAGTATGGCTAGTGCGGAACGTATTTCAGAAGTTCTTAACGAAAAAGCTGACATTGTTAATCCTGAAAATCCATTGATGGAAGTTTCAGACGGAAGCATTACTTTTGACCATGTGCATTTTTCTTACAAACACGGCGGTGGTGAAGAAGTGCTTTCTGATATTAATTTGAGCGTTAAATCTGGTGAAATCATTGGTATTATTGGTGGAACTGGTTCTGGTAAGACCTCATTTGTTAACTTGATTCCACGTCTTTATGATGTTGATTCTGGTTCAATTAAAGTTGGTGGACGTGATGTTCGCGAATACGATTTGAAAGTTCTTCGTGACCAAGTAGCGGTTGTTCTTCAGAAAAATGTCCTTTTATCAGGGACTATCTTGGATAACCTTCGTTGGGGAAATGAAAATGTGACAGATGAAGAATGTATGGAAGCTTGCCGTCAAGCTTGCGCAGATGAATTTATCGAACGCTTCCCAGACAAATACAACACTTGGATTGAACAAGGTGGTAGCAATGTTTCTGGTGGTCAAAAACAACGCCTTTGTATTGCCCGTGCATTGTTGAAAAAACCAAAAGTATTGATTCTGGATGACTCAACAAGTGCCGTTGATACTGCAACAGATGCGAATATTCGCCAATCATTTGCTGAAACGATTCCTGGGACAACGAAAATCATTATCGCCCAACGTATTTCAAGTGTACAACACGCCGATAAGATTTTGGTACTTGATGATGGTAAGATTTCAGGATTTGCAAGTCATGATGAATTATTGAAAACAAATGCTATCTACCGTGGAATCAACGATGTTCAACAACAAGGTGGCGGCGATTTTGATGCGGAAGGAGGTAGCAATTAA
- the acoA gene encoding Acetoin dehydrogenase E1 component alpha-subunit, which produces MMNLSQEQYIDMYLKMQRIREFDMRINKLVRRGFVQGMTHFSVGEEAASVGAMAHLTYDDIIFSNHRGHGQCIAKDMDLNKMMAELAGKVTGVSKGRGGSMHLADFEKGNYGTNGIVGGGYALAVGAALTQHYQKTGNIVVAFSGDGATNEGSFHESVNLAATWGLPVIFFIINNRYGISMDITRATNTPHLYTRAEAYGIPGFYCEDGNDVLAVYETMGKAVDHVRSGNGPAIVEVESYRWFGHSTADAGKYRSKEEVDDWKKKDPLVKFRTYLTENHLASHDELEAIDAQVVKEIDDAYVFAQNSPEPDLSVAFEDVWAD; this is translated from the coding sequence ATGATGAATTTGTCTCAAGAACAATATATAGATATGTATCTCAAAATGCAGCGTATTCGTGAGTTTGATATGCGCATTAATAAGTTAGTTCGACGCGGTTTTGTCCAAGGTATGACGCACTTTTCAGTTGGGGAAGAGGCGGCAAGTGTTGGTGCAATGGCACATTTGACTTATGATGATATTATTTTTTCAAATCACCGTGGACATGGGCAATGTATTGCTAAAGACATGGATTTGAACAAAATGATGGCTGAACTCGCTGGCAAGGTAACTGGTGTGTCAAAAGGTCGTGGTGGTTCCATGCATTTGGCAGATTTTGAAAAAGGCAATTATGGTACAAATGGTATTGTTGGCGGTGGTTATGCGCTTGCTGTTGGTGCGGCGTTGACACAGCATTATCAAAAAACGGGCAACATTGTTGTTGCCTTTTCTGGTGACGGTGCGACAAATGAGGGTTCTTTTCATGAATCAGTAAACTTAGCAGCTACTTGGGGATTACCTGTTATTTTCTTTATTATCAATAATCGCTATGGTATCTCTATGGATATTACGAGAGCGACCAATACACCGCATCTCTACACACGTGCTGAAGCTTATGGCATTCCTGGTTTTTACTGCGAAGATGGCAATGATGTTCTAGCGGTTTATGAGACAATGGGGAAAGCGGTTGACCACGTGCGTTCTGGAAATGGTCCAGCCATTGTTGAGGTAGAATCTTACCGTTGGTTTGGGCATTCGACAGCTGACGCAGGTAAATACCGTAGTAAAGAGGAAGTTGATGACTGGAAGAAAAAAGACCCACTTGTCAAATTCCGTACGTATTTGACTGAAAATCATTTGGCAAGCCATGACGAATTGGAAGCTATTGATGCACAAGTGGTTAAAGAAATTGATGATGCTTACGTATTTGCTCAAAATAGCCCTGAACCAGATTTGTCAGTAGCATTTGAAGATGTCTGGGCAGATTAA
- a CDS encoding Acetoin dehydrogenase E1 component beta-subunit produces MTETKQMALREAVNLAMTEEMRKDDTIFLMGEDVGIYGGDFGTSVGMFEEFGPERIKDTPISEAAIAGSAIGAAITGLRPIVDVTFMDFITIALDAIVNNGAKNNYMFGGGLKTPVTFRVASGSGIGSAAQHSQSLEAWLTHIPGIKVVAPGNANDAKGLLKSAIRDNNIVIFMEPKALYGKKEEVNLDPDFYLPLGKGDIKREGTDLTIVSYGRMLERVLQAADEVVADGISVEVVDPRTLIPLDKELIINSVKKTGKLMLVNDAYKTGGFTGEIAALVTESEAFDYLDYPIVRLASEDVPVPYARVLEQGILPDVAKIKAAIYKMVRNGRDA; encoded by the coding sequence ATGACTGAAACAAAACAAATGGCATTACGTGAAGCTGTCAATCTTGCGATGACAGAAGAAATGCGAAAAGATGATACGATTTTTCTCATGGGAGAAGATGTTGGCATTTACGGTGGCGACTTTGGAACGTCTGTCGGTATGTTTGAGGAGTTTGGACCTGAACGTATCAAGGATACACCGATTTCAGAAGCAGCTATTGCAGGAAGTGCCATTGGCGCTGCGATAACTGGGCTTCGTCCGATTGTTGATGTGACCTTTATGGATTTTATCACCATTGCCCTTGATGCCATTGTTAATAACGGTGCTAAAAATAATTATATGTTTGGTGGTGGTTTGAAAACGCCAGTAACCTTTCGTGTAGCCTCTGGCTCTGGTATTGGTTCAGCAGCGCAACATTCGCAGTCTCTGGAAGCTTGGTTAACCCATATTCCTGGTATTAAGGTTGTTGCTCCAGGGAATGCTAATGATGCCAAAGGGCTTTTAAAATCAGCCATTCGTGATAATAATATTGTTATTTTCATGGAGCCAAAGGCGCTTTATGGCAAGAAAGAAGAAGTAAACTTGGATCCTGATTTTTATTTGCCGCTTGGAAAAGGTGATATTAAGCGTGAGGGAACTGATTTGACCATTGTTTCTTATGGTCGTATGTTGGAGCGTGTTCTTCAAGCAGCAGATGAAGTAGTAGCTGACGGCATTAGCGTTGAAGTGGTTGACCCACGGACACTTATTCCACTTGATAAGGAGTTGATTATCAATTCGGTGAAAAAGACTGGGAAGCTCATGTTGGTTAATGACGCTTACAAGACAGGTGGTTTTACTGGGGAAATAGCTGCGCTGGTTACGGAAAGCGAAGCTTTTGATTACCTTGATTATCCGATTGTACGTTTGGCAAGCGAAGATGTGCCAGTACCATACGCACGTGTTTTAGAACAGGGTATTTTGCCAGATGTTGCTAAGATTAAAGCAGCCATTTATAAAATGGTACGCAATGGTCGTGATGCCTAA
- the acoC gene encoding Dihydrolipoamide acetyltransferase component (E2) of acetoin dehydrogenase complex translates to MANEIIMPKLGVDMQEGEILEWKKAEGDEVNEGDILLEIMSDKTNMEIEAEDSGVLLKIVHPAGDVVAVTEVIGYIGAEGETLVDSVGEKHVEPLASAQEAKAQPLQASTAPAISQKTSETGKVRATPAARKLARERGIDLEKITGSGENGRIHKEDVEQFSKIRVTPLARRIAKDRGVDLETLVGTGVSGKITKEDVLASLGDVAPQKEQADVKVTAQAGALADVTAASDGVEVIKMSAMRKAISKGMSHSYFTAPTFTLNYDIDMTNLIALRKQLIEPIMAKTGYKVTFTDLIGLAVIKTLMKEEHRFLNASLINDAQDIELHHFVNLAIAVGLSEGLVVPVVHGADQMSLSDFVVASKDVIQKAQAGKLKAAEMSGSTFTITNLGMFGVKSFNPIINQPNSAILGISATIETPIVHDGEVVIRPIMGMSLTIDHRLVDGMNGAKFMLDLKALLENPLELLI, encoded by the coding sequence GTGGCAAATGAAATTATTATGCCAAAGCTTGGTGTGGACATGCAAGAAGGAGAAATTCTTGAATGGAAAAAAGCTGAAGGTGATGAGGTCAATGAGGGTGATATTCTGCTTGAAATCATGTCTGATAAGACCAATATGGAAATCGAAGCTGAAGATTCTGGCGTGCTGTTGAAAATCGTTCATCCAGCAGGTGATGTCGTAGCTGTTACCGAAGTTATCGGCTATATCGGAGCAGAAGGTGAAACTCTTGTTGATTCTGTGGGTGAGAAACATGTTGAACCGTTAGCATCGGCTCAGGAAGCGAAAGCTCAACCGTTGCAAGCAAGCACAGCGCCAGCGATTTCCCAAAAGACGTCTGAAACTGGAAAAGTCCGTGCTACGCCTGCTGCTAGAAAGCTAGCACGTGAGCGAGGTATTGACCTTGAAAAAATCACTGGCAGCGGTGAAAATGGGCGGATTCACAAGGAAGATGTGGAACAATTTAGTAAGATTCGTGTGACGCCACTGGCTCGTAGGATTGCAAAGGACAGAGGTGTTGACCTTGAGACACTGGTAGGAACGGGTGTTTCTGGTAAGATTACCAAGGAAGATGTTTTAGCAAGTCTAGGTGATGTTGCGCCGCAAAAAGAACAAGCAGATGTAAAAGTGACAGCGCAAGCGGGAGCTTTGGCTGATGTTACGGCTGCAAGTGACGGAGTTGAAGTCATTAAGATGTCTGCTATGCGTAAGGCAATTTCAAAGGGGATGAGCCATTCTTACTTTACGGCACCGACCTTTACGCTTAATTATGATATTGATATGACGAATCTGATTGCCCTGCGTAAGCAACTTATTGAGCCAATTATGGCAAAGACGGGTTATAAGGTGACCTTTACGGACTTAATTGGGCTTGCTGTGATTAAGACCTTGATGAAGGAGGAACATCGTTTCCTTAATGCTTCTCTGATTAACGACGCTCAAGACATCGAACTACATCATTTTGTCAATCTTGCAATCGCTGTTGGGCTTTCTGAAGGTTTAGTGGTTCCTGTGGTTCATGGTGCAGACCAGATGAGTTTGTCAGACTTTGTGGTAGCATCAAAAGATGTGATTCAAAAAGCACAAGCTGGTAAATTGAAAGCAGCTGAAATGTCTGGCTCAACATTCACCATAACGAACCTTGGAATGTTTGGAGTGAAGTCGTTTAATCCGATTATTAATCAACCAAATTCGGCAATCCTTGGGATTTCAGCAACTATTGAAACACCCATCGTTCATGACGGTGAAGTGGTTATTCGCCCAATTATGGGAATGAGTTTGACCATTGATCACCGATTGGTTGACGGAATGAATGGTGCAAAATTCATGCTAGATTTAAAAGCGCTTCTCGAAAATCCGCTAGAATTGCTAATCTAA